The Arachis ipaensis cultivar K30076 chromosome B03, Araip1.1, whole genome shotgun sequence region caaaaattcaaaagcaTTTCAAAAGGTttttcctagacagtatgaatgaccaacctgatccaagcataggttcattaagtctattctgaaccagtttagtttttcatacttttctaaactaGAAACACCAACCAAACATGGCCTTCGGCCCACCTCATAATCAAccatggccctaggcccaaacaatccaaacaacacccaatccaccacaatccaacagagtttctgtcgcaaacacaagtaggaaagcTCAGGCATAAACAAGTAGTTActtcaagtagaacaattagcagttaaacacaattaatcacaaaggcattccaagtacaatatgcacacccaaacaatgtcacatagatgcatatgatgaatgcctgtcctagtggctgatgagtctcatctgccagttataaagccaacccgacaagtcttggtagctaaccattagactgtccctctgtcgtgcagccgcaactcgagttattcacaatcataatcataatcatacaacacccacactggtgtttatccacgggggtgagctcatccggaactttcacagtgtccgaccacacttacgacatagggtcagcagagtatcgagtctcaacctggagcacgtggtggctaggcACTGcttttacccagggaaactcgtatcttagATAATTAGAAGAGCAACAATCACTTTATCAACTCAATAATCATCCATATTCATACTCatccatccggctcataacatatttcacaatcagccataattcattatcatatacagccattctggctcataacatattccacaatcagccataattcattataatatacagtcattccggctcataacataatagcacttccaccatcgaaCATCATAAGactcataaaatcatcattcaagccataaatcactttttctcaaagtcACTTTACTTTGAAGTCAAAAATCAATTCTttccagccttggctttaaaatccccattcctcaaatcatttcaagctcataagccacttttcctCAAACATAAATTTTCCTTTTTTAAAACATGATTActgagcacgtggtggctagccacttctCCTCAAACGTAAAATTTCTCTTTCTAAAAGTAAAGCCACTGTCCACAATATTTTTCCGAACATTTCAGAAACCACGCCAAATCAAAAGCCCTTTCCGAGagattcaaaatcattcattctTAAACAGGATTCAGTAACAAAAGTTCTTCAGCAGAgcctcaagtctttaggggagactaacataactcatttcctcaaatttgtttaaaatctttaaaaccttagcttcctgatttgagtaataaaaatagaatctaagccaaaccgagtcatgtaatcgATTACTCCTTTCAAAACCATTTCTTTTACTTAAACAAAACTAACTTCAATTCCATGATTAAATCTAAAGCGTTTCAAACAGCtcaaaaattgttttagtcttgcaaaaattcagaattcaaagagtacttaaaaatTTTCCTAAAACATTGAAAAATgagacttgtcaatagacattcaagttctttcaaagtcactgaaactcctccaattgaaaccctcaagtcaaattcaaagacataaacccttttcacatttaaaacagccttagaatataagtttcatctaaataacttgctcccaaaagagatacaatgcttttcttaagaaacaagactaaatcataattttctgtttaataattcatttcaaaagcataagtCATCCCTTTCTTAAATactccaaataaaatagtagaagtctttaactcatagTTTTCCAAATGACATTTCAATAAAGTCTCAGATTCTATCGGAATTTCGATagtacctcccctaaaacttggaccttGCCACCCTTTCCGGGTCCTAACTACACCATTCTGCAACCCTCTTTAatgggttcaaaaccaaattagttcAAAAATTAAGTTGGTTCCGAAGGTACATCATTTTCAGATTTCAGGAACACCGATTCAACTAAAATCAACTTCCAACAGGATAAACTCGATTTCAAAGCTTTTACAAAATAACTTTAAAGAAGCATTTCAAGAACAGTTTGTTTCACAAAACCGAACAATAATCCAGCCAAACAAGCATTCATACTCATCCAAGACAAccaacaatacataagacttatacaatcactcaaagatacattttctcacatcaatatccatatataataattccaattCGTAAAGTGTAGTTTTCTAAAAAGGCCCCTACCTCAATATGCAAAACCATAGcccaaacgcctcacagagtTCCTTTCGCCTCAACCCGAATAGACGGAAACCAAAACCTCGGCTCCGCTTGCTCTCTCAAAAGCAGAAACAGCTTCAAACGCCGCAAGCAAACTCAGATTCTAACTCCTAAAACCATTAACATCACAAATACTTTATTACACGGAACAGAACACTAATGCAGGGCTTTTGTAACAGaaatacttactgaactagcgAAACAAAATAGCGGCGGGCTCTGAACCAGTTTGGCAGCGGCCCCGACAGCCACCTCAAGTGGCAGCGGCGACCGGACTCTGGCGATGGTGACTGAAACCCACATACAGAGAcgataagattttcaaaatcttgaatgaatgaaaactaaactcaaaAACCCATATCGGCAAAGTTTTCCGGAGATGGCAGCGGGTTTTCGGGCGGCAAAAGTGGCGGTGGTTGGCGCAGGTCTCCCCTCTCTCTCCCCTGCTCCCGTGCTTTCTGTCTCTCTTACTCTGTGCAACCCGACGGCCTCCTTCTCAATGGCACGGCGGCGGCAGGGACGACTGGGAGATACGACGACGTCTTCTTCTCACCAGCGGCAAACCCTCGGTGGCGACGCACGAAACTCCTTTAGCGGTGACAATGCGTGGCTTGACGACGACAAACCCTAGTAGCAGCGGCGGTAGGAGTGGCTTCAACAGTAGCACCCAGGCGCGGCAACGGCGCGGTGGCGATGCAGCAGAGGCTCCCTCCTCCACTGACTCTCGCACGGCTTTTCCTTCTTCCCTGAACGGCATCGATGGTGTCCTTCTTTCTCAGCGACAAAGACGGCGGCTCCAAGCCTGCGACTCTCTCACTCGCAAGCCATCTCTCTTTGTCGACGTTAGTGGCAGCAGCGCGATGGGTTCGACGGCGGGGCGTGGTGGCACGGCGGCGAGGCGTGGTGGCGACGCCCTTCCTCCCTCCAAACCTCCCTTCCCCGTTTCCCGTTCTCCTTGcttccctctttctttctttcttttacttttttttttctgatgtGTTTGCTGAAGGGAAAGAAGGGTTGCGGCTAGGGTTTCATTTGGACAAAAGAGAAAATGTGGGTTCAATTAGGGTTGGAGTTTGTGTATGGAAATTGAGAATTTTGAGGTTTAATTTGAAACTATCTCATTTGGACACCAATGCAGAAAGGACATGGTGCACCAATCTCCTCAATTGGATAGGTGCAATTAATTAGATATGGGaattaattcaataattagaaaattagataaaattctaatttaaatatccaaacatcattatttttaaatctttaagACGTTAAAtagtaaatagaaaaataatccaagattatagagtttggataaaaatcttaatttatttcaaattcaattaaacaaaactacctttaattatcttcaataaaataatttatgaacctaaaactgtaaataaatatatataatttaaaattaatttgtaataacttttcaaaagttctagaTCTTACAGACAGCACTTCAAAAAATTTTCTACTAGATCGTATAAAAAATGACATCAACTCTAATTCCTACTTCTACCACCACCGTGGACCCCAACTCCATTTTTGCCAGCGAATTGTCCTTTTTTCTGAGTCCACTAACAATACTTTTATCTTCTCTTTTTTAAGTTACTCTTTTTAATGAATTCTCTTTTTGAAATTCTTCGTCAATAATAATCCAATTCCATTGGTGAGTTATAGCCTGCACCGGTCCAAATGAGGAGATTGGTGCACCTGTCACCTCTGACACAAGTTTCTGCTTTGGTGGCAGGTCTTTTTGTATTTTACAAGATTGGCTATATAGTTTTGTATATTGTGTTATGACCCCTCAATTTATACATGTTTGCATTCTAACTCCCTGTATGAATGAGCTGTTGACTGAGTTTTAGCCCATTTGGTAGAGCGAGGAGATGAAGAGGGGCTGCCATTAACTCCACAGCTCAAGTGACGGCGAAGCCCTAGAGTTTTGGCAAACTTGGTAGGACAGAGCATGGTAGAGTTTTGGCAATTTTTGTTTATAGAGTATTCTGTCTGATGTAATCTGATGTTAATCCGTGAACGCCATTTCTGCGCAGGACTGCATAGAGGGAGAATCCGCGGCGGAGGAATGTTACCGGCCATTGTCTGCTGAAGAAAAGGGAGGCAATGGAAGCAATGCCTTCGGCCCAGGTGGCGACAAATTCGGTGATGAAGTTGAGGATGGGGAATTAGGGGTGGAGTCGGATGCAGAGGAGAATTTCACGGATAGCTTCTTTAACAACTGGGAAGAGAGAGCAGTGGACGACATTGCAGAGCTGGGGTGTATAAATTTCAAGGAAATAACTGCAAAGGAGATTATGATGTGTCATTTTCCGGATCGATCGGTGGCATTCTTGTTTTACAGTTTGTATGCGAAGATGAATGGTTTCGCTGTGAGCAGAATAAGATTCGGCAAAATGTGAGGAATGAGGTTACTCAACAAGAATTTGTATGTTTCCGGCAAGGGTTCAGAGGAATGGGGTCTGTTAACGACGGCAGGCGATGGAAACGTGAGCCAAAGGTGGAGACCAGATGCGGCTGTAAGGCAGAGATGCGCGTCCACGTGCACTCCGATAGTGGTAGATGGATAATATCATACTTTCAGGACGTTCACAACCATGAGTTGCTGGACGATAGACTGACTTTCATGCTACCGTGCCATAGGAAAATGGATGCAGCCGCCATGGAACAAATGAATATGATGCTTAGAGTTGGGATTAAAACGCCACATATTTATTCATCTTTTGTGCAGACTGCCGGGGGATTCCAAAACCTTCCGTTTCTAAAGAGGGATATGTATAACCAGATAGGGAAGCAACGGAGGCTCATTGGCGGGGATGCGACGGCTTGCCGGAAGTTCCTGGAATCAATGGCACAGGCTAATCCTGGAATGTTTGTGCATTATTTGGCGGACATGGATGGTTGTTTATCCACCTATTTTGGTCGGATAATTGCAGTCAGCTGGATTATAGTTTGTTTGGGGATGTCGTGGTATTTGATGCGACATATCGGAAGAATAAGTATATGTGTCCACTGGTTGTGTTTTCTGGAATGAATCACCATAACCAGACAATTGTGTTTGCCGCTGCGCTAGTTGCAAATGAGAATGAGCAGACTTACACCTGGTTGCTGCAACAGTTCCTAGATGCCATGAAGGGTAAAGCACCTGGGTGTGTGATAATAGATGGGCATGGAGCGATGAAAAAGGCAATCGATGCGGTGTTTCCTGGGGCCTATCACCGTTTGTGTGCGTGGCATCTGCTGAGGAATGCCACTTCTAACCTAAGCAACCCCAGATTTACTTCTGAATTTAAGAAATGCATGCTGTTCGATTATGAGGTGTGGGAGTTTGAAGATCATTAGCATTATATGGTGGATGCGCTTGGTCTGTCTGATAATCAATGGGTTTCTGACCTTTACTCTAGGAGAAGGATGTGGGCAACTGCACATATAAGGGGCAACTTATTTGGGGGTTTTCGTACAACATCAAGGTGTGAAGGATTGCACTCAATGCTGGGTAAATTTGTCCAGTCTCGTCATAATTTGAGGGACTTTATTGAGCAGTTTATGCGTTGCATATCCCAAATGAGGTCCAGGGAAGTACATTCTGATCTGTTATCCGTGGTTGGGGAACCAGTGCTACAGAGTCCATTTCATGATTTGGAGAGGTCAGCTGCAAAGAAGCTCACAAGGGCAATTTTCTTCAACTTCAGGCCCATGCTTTTTCGTGCTTGCACACTGAAGGTACGAACACACACATGGAGCCAGACTTCTGATACATTCACTTTGTCTAGGTCAGCTAATGCGCGAGTGGGAAGTGAGTCACTATGCTGACAGTAACAGTTTCAAGTGCTCTTGCTTGCGAATGGAGTCCCTTGGTATACCGTGTGATCACATTGTAGCAGTGCTGGTACATTTGGAGATGACTGACATACCAGACAGTCTTGTTCTGGATCGTTGGTCCAAGAGTGTTGGGATTCAACGATCACCTGCCGTAATTGGATGTTGAATGATCTATGCAGGGAAATGTGTGTTCTTACATGTCGTCACAAAGCTGAATTTGTTGACATGACGGATAAAGTTATTCATGAGATAGTGCGGCTGAAAGAGATTCAGGATTCTGGTGATGCAGGTGGTGTGAATGAAGTTGGGAAAGCTTCAACACTAGAGGGTTGTGTTAGGGATTCACAGTTGGTGCGGTGTCgaaagaggcaaagaaaggaaACGGTGAAGGGGGTGAAGAGGTGCGGTCTTTGTCGCCAGACAGGGATAATCGAGTATCCTGCCACTTAAATTCCAACAGCAGAATGAATACACAAGAGGGTGCATCATACTTTGGTGGTGAGGGCGAAGGTGAAACTGCACAATGGAGGATTCGTCTGAGGAGGAGGAGGTAACACTTTCTCAACAAATTTGTTTAGTCGCCCTTTTTCATTTAATGTATTGACCATTTATCGATTCGTAGTTCATGGCTAATCGATTCGTAGTTCATGGCTAACTGAATGTATCATTGTAGCTGGCATGGGACGATGCAGCGAACCTTGCCTTGGAGGGGGGCTATGATTCATAGGGCACAATTTAGTAACCGTTCCTGTGGTTAGTGCGCTCACAGCTCAATCCAGTGGGAACGTGGGTCTTCATATTAGGCAAAGGTTAGGTGATGCAGCAGGTGTTTTAGTTTCTTAGAAGATCATGCGTGTTGTTCTATGTTCGGACAAAAAATGGCTAGTTATAGAAAACTCTGTTTTGGACTGTTATACTTCCAAATTAACCATATTCAGGCCActatatgacattattttgtaACGCGCTATATTTAGATTGGAAATTATTCTAGAGCATCCATGGTGCTGTATGAATTGAAATTGCAAATTAGTCTAGAGCATCCATGGTGCTGTGTGAATTGAAATTGTAAAGTAATCTAAGGAACACTGATAATTTTAAAAGTACTTAGTTAAACGTCATAAGATTGTATCATGTACAAAAAGAGTTAAGTCTAGCAGTTGCAACACTTCAACAATCACAagacataaagtttttgccaaaTCAAAAAAGGCAATCCAAAATAACGTCAGCTTTGTCATGAACCCAGTTggattcattcataatcaacaaATTGGACCAATAGCTCCACGTTCGGGTTGGTCCTGGAGATCTCAAACATGGCCAGCTTCTCCACAGTTATATTGCACTTGCACAAGAAATCCGCCCACCCTCCGCTGATGGTGCCACAATTGCACCTTCTATTGCCCCGTATCTGCCGTAGACGTCCCGGACAGAAATCTCCCCTACTCTCAGAGTGACCATCACGTCATCCCCGACGTTGTCTCTAAATTGCGGCACATTTGGCTGGGCAAACAAAAAACGAGAATGAGATGTACTTAAAGGCATGTGTAACATAAATGCAATGTGCATGAAGTTAACCAGAATGAAATGGCAACTATTGATGATGGCATTATGAACAGTTAGCATGCAATTGGGTGCTTGTTTCCCTAAACAATGGAATTTAAGAACAACATACATTACCAACAAATTTCTGTAATGAATTTTAAGTCAACAACTGCTCCACCAGATAGCCAACCATTAACAATTAAGCAACAGTATAAGACATAAGATGTGGACCACGTACAAGGGCACACAAGCCAACAAAGTAAGGACCAGCAAAAGAACAACACTTAATGTGGACCAGGTAGGCCGCCACATTACTTTCAATAGAGGGAACAGCAGGGGAACAAAACAAATAATGTAGACCCCAAACAGTGCCAACGTAACAGGTGTATATATAGTGGAGAGGGAAAGCTATTACCAGGAAGTGGACGCGCAACAACCTTTTTGTGATGTGCATGATAAAGAAGGGGTGCTCGGACTGAAATGTCTACTCCACCTCAGCTGCAGTTGCGCTCCTGGGGACATTGATGCACCCCGTTCGATGCCGGGGCGGTTGAGGAGCGCGTGGACGATTCCTTGGCACCTGGGGGGTGTGACGTCGCCGGAGTCACCATCGGACGTAACATACATCCTCTCCACACCCGGTGACTAAAAGATACGAACGCTGAAGTCGTCTCTGCCCTTGTGCTTGAACAGCAGAATGTTAGATGGTTGTAGCTTGTATTCATGATAAAACCTTTGCCATCCCCTCCCGAGAGTGATCTCTTTCCACCCCTTGGGGCTGCATGCAATCTTGTAAGTACGGTCTGAGCCATCGGTGACTGTGATGTAGATATGGTTGCTACCATTGGGGAGGAGATCATTTGGTAATGGTAGACGCTACAGATATGGGCATATCAAGACACAACGTAAGAGAAAGAACAAAATGCAGAGAGTAGAGTAAGAAATAATGGAAAGAACAGAAGAGGAAGCTTTAACCTACCATCGGTCGCGACGGCTCTCCTGTTGCTTTAATAACCCTAACGACGTCACCTTTCGTGTTTTCTTCGGCCATTTTTTGTCCAGGCACCAATAGAAAAGAAGAAGGGGATATTCTGAGTTAGAAGAACACCTACAAACTGGATAGCGTGTGAATCAAGCGGATATGAAGGGTGAATCctatctaattaattaattaatgtaatCAGAGTTCCACTCCTTAGGATTATGTGCCATCACCCTTTGATGAAGTCTTCTTCTAGAAGCCAAAAGGTTTCGTGCCTGTACGGTCAAATAGGAAtgctttttttttgggttttgttAAGCGAGACTTTggattttaaaacaattttttgcTGGATCCGTCTCCATTAGAAGGCCCTAACCAATCGGTACGCATAAAAAAAACTCATGGAACCATATATTGTGGGCATAAAGGAGGATATGAGTAAGTAGTGGTTAGTGGGCTCACATTATTGCGTTGGCCTGGCCCATCAAAGCGTAAATCATCCCCTTGCGTTTATTGGGCCAGAAAATGGTAATTAATTTCACAAAAGCATTAGTTATAAGTTCAccaccaaaagaagaaaaaaaatagcatTCATAAAACGAATCCTAATTAACACATTTTGGTTCACAGTTGACTGAGTTCTGAGCAGAAGTTCTGCTAGTGGCGATGACATAGTTCAACAagg contains the following coding sequences:
- the LOC107633555 gene encoding protein FAR1-RELATED SEQUENCE 5-like, which codes for MGSVNDGRRWKREPKVETRCGCKAEMRVHVHSDSGRWIISYFQDVHNHELLDDRLTFMLPCHRKMDAAAMEQMNMMLRVGIKTPHIYSSFVQTAGGFQNLPFLKRDMYNQIGKQRRLIGGDATACRKFLESMAQANPGIQLDYSLFGDVVVFDATYRKNKYMCPLVVFSGMNHHNQTIVFAAALVANENEQTYTWLLQQFLDAMKGKAPGCVIIDGHGAMKKAIDAVFPGAYHRLCAWHLLRNATSNLSNPRFTSEFKKCMLFDYEVWEFEDH